The following proteins are co-located in the Paenibacillus sp. FSL H8-0079 genome:
- a CDS encoding metalloregulator ArsR/SmtB family transcription factor has product MDELKVLKAISNETRLQILKWLKDPTENFEPQSHSLSTNNFLGGVCVASIKKKVGLSQSTVSIYLSLLHESGLLEAKNIGQWTYYRRNQEAVEKLADWLKFDL; this is encoded by the coding sequence ATGGATGAATTAAAAGTATTAAAAGCTATATCAAATGAAACACGTCTCCAGATATTAAAATGGCTAAAAGACCCTACAGAAAATTTCGAACCACAATCACATTCATTAAGCACAAATAATTTTCTTGGAGGTGTTTGTGTAGCAAGTATAAAAAAAAAGGTCGGTTTGTCCCAATCTACTGTATCTATTTACCTTTCATTATTACATGAAAGTGGATTATTAGAGGCAAAAAATATTGGACAATGGACTTATTACAGAAGAAACCAAGAAGCTGTAGAAAAACTAGCTGACTGGTTAAAATTTGATTTGTAA
- a CDS encoding alpha/beta hydrolase translates to MSNYKDRQKASNFFKDNIPDFFIPVNELRAQAEKAYGTLPVADDVVREKVDINGMEGEWQIVPESQDDRVLLYLHGGGFLFGSIATHRGETSELGRAAKARTLAINYRLAPEHHFPAPLDDAMNAYKWLLDQGYKGKDIIVAGESAGGSMTAGLLMSIRDNHLPLPSAGVMISPWIDLGQTSETYITKEGIDPMNSTAGVKYLAETYLNGVSPEVPLASPIYGDLRGLPPLYVMVGEVEVMLSEALTFVSNAALAGIDVRFRSFPGMVHNWPAFHSFLEEGKEAIESAGAFMDEIFSK, encoded by the coding sequence ATGAGCAATTATAAAGATAGACAAAAAGCAAGTAATTTCTTTAAAGATAATATACCTGACTTCTTTATACCTGTTAACGAATTACGAGCACAAGCTGAAAAAGCATATGGAACATTACCAGTTGCCGATGATGTTGTAAGAGAAAAAGTAGATATTAATGGGATGGAGGGTGAGTGGCAAATAGTTCCTGAATCCCAGGATGATCGTGTACTTCTTTACCTACATGGTGGAGGTTTTCTATTTGGAAGCATTGCAACTCATCGCGGAGAAACGAGTGAATTAGGAAGAGCAGCCAAAGCACGCACCCTGGCTATTAACTATCGCCTGGCACCTGAACATCATTTCCCTGCTCCACTGGACGATGCAATGAACGCCTACAAGTGGTTATTAGATCAAGGTTATAAAGGGAAAGATATTATCGTTGCTGGTGAATCAGCAGGAGGCAGTATGACTGCTGGGTTGTTAATGAGCATCCGTGACAATCATCTCCCTCTTCCATCAGCAGGAGTAATGATTTCCCCTTGGATTGATTTGGGGCAAACTAGTGAAACTTATATAACAAAAGAAGGAATTGATCCAATGAATTCAACTGCAGGTGTTAAATATTTAGCAGAAACATATTTGAATGGTGTTTCACCAGAGGTTCCTTTAGCATCGCCAATATACGGTGATTTAAGAGGATTACCACCCCTTTATGTAATGGTGGGAGAAGTTGAAGTGATGTTAAGTGAAGCTTTAACATTTGTTAGCAATGCTGCATTAGCAGGAATTGATGTAAGATTTAGATCCTTCCCTGGTATGGTTCATAATTGGCCAGCATTTCATTCTTTCCTAGAAGAAGGCAAGGAAGCTATTGAAAGTGCTGGAGCGTTTATGGATGAAATTTTTTCAAAGTAA
- the namA gene encoding NADPH dehydrogenase NamA — MLFSPYKIKDLTLKNRIVMSPMSMYACEDESGIVQPWHKIHYPARAVGGVGLILVEATAITMQGRMTPQDLGIWNNSHIEGLSELTGLVHDLGTSIGIQLSHAGRKAKIDGSIIAPSPIPYEEGQKVPEEMTINQIKEVIHGFVEGANRARKAGFDVIEIHAAHGYLIHEFLSPLSNNRQDEYGGSRENRFRFLKEVIEGIKTVWEGPLFARISADEYHPEGSLPEDYVYYSSLMKELGVDLVDVSTGGLVGIRPQTYPGYQVPFADMIRSKANIPTGAVGLIKEPEHAEEILRNNRADLIFLGRELMWNPHWAYMAASRLGVKLELPKSYSWSWITKL; from the coding sequence ATGCTTTTCTCCCCCTATAAAATAAAGGACTTAACACTAAAAAATAGAATCGTTATGTCCCCTATGAGTATGTACGCTTGTGAAGATGAATCAGGAATTGTGCAGCCTTGGCATAAAATTCACTACCCTGCTCGTGCGGTCGGAGGTGTAGGACTTATATTGGTAGAGGCTACCGCTATCACAATGCAAGGACGGATGACACCTCAAGACCTTGGTATTTGGAACAATTCCCATATCGAAGGACTTAGCGAGCTTACAGGTCTTGTTCACGATTTGGGTACTTCTATTGGAATACAGCTTTCACACGCTGGACGTAAGGCAAAAATAGATGGTTCAATTATTGCACCTTCACCTATTCCATATGAAGAAGGTCAAAAAGTGCCCGAGGAGATGACTATAAATCAAATAAAAGAAGTAATCCATGGCTTTGTAGAAGGAGCGAATCGAGCTAGGAAAGCTGGTTTTGATGTTATAGAAATCCATGCGGCACATGGGTATTTAATTCATGAGTTCTTATCTCCTTTAAGCAACAACCGTCAGGATGAGTATGGTGGGTCTCGTGAGAATCGTTTTCGTTTCTTGAAAGAAGTAATTGAAGGTATTAAAACAGTTTGGGAAGGACCTTTATTTGCACGTATTTCTGCTGATGAATACCATCCTGAAGGGAGTCTACCAGAAGACTACGTGTATTATAGTTCCTTAATGAAGGAACTAGGCGTTGATTTAGTAGACGTCAGCACTGGTGGATTGGTTGGTATTCGACCGCAAACTTACCCAGGCTATCAAGTACCATTTGCAGACATGATTCGAAGTAAAGCCAACATCCCAACAGGAGCTGTTGGTTTAATAAAAGAACCAGAACATGCTGAAGAAATTTTACGGAATAATCGTGCCGACTTAATATTCCTCGGCCGTGAGTTAATGTGGAACCCTCATTGGGCATACATGGCTGCAAGTCGTTTAGGTGTCAAACTAGAACTTCCTAAATCCTATTCATGGTCGTGGATAACCAAGCTATAA
- a CDS encoding DsbA family protein, translating into MNTDKELIYAWDAYCGWCYGFSKTIRTLHENHPELPLTVLSGGLFIGDQSHSMGSFPHIPEANKRISQLTGAEFGTAYQELLKEGSFVMDSNSSAIGFNALRSLAPDRSIYLACAMQHAFYYDGLSLSDPETYRKIAVDNNIDPNSVMELLKDPSGAAAAREDFTKVRNLGINSFPTLLLRNGKEIISLAGTMDIEELEERLARTNLEQDTTAVFCSIDNKNGC; encoded by the coding sequence GTGAATACTGACAAAGAGCTTATCTATGCATGGGACGCCTATTGTGGATGGTGTTATGGGTTTTCAAAAACCATCCGTACGTTGCATGAAAATCACCCAGAACTGCCACTTACCGTATTGAGCGGTGGTCTGTTTATTGGTGATCAAAGTCATTCAATGGGTTCATTCCCTCATATTCCAGAAGCTAATAAACGGATTAGTCAACTTACTGGAGCCGAGTTTGGAACAGCTTATCAGGAACTCCTAAAAGAGGGAAGCTTCGTTATGGATTCTAATTCATCAGCAATTGGATTTAATGCTTTGCGATCCCTAGCCCCGGATCGTTCCATCTATCTCGCCTGCGCAATGCAGCATGCATTTTATTACGATGGTTTGAGTCTCAGTGATCCAGAAACTTATCGTAAAATTGCCGTTGATAATAATATTGATCCAAACTCTGTAATGGAACTTTTGAAAGACCCATCGGGAGCCGCTGCAGCACGCGAAGACTTCACCAAAGTAAGAAACTTAGGGATAAATAGCTTTCCTACCCTCCTTCTCCGTAACGGCAAAGAGATAATCTCACTTGCTGGGACTATGGACATTGAGGAGCTTGAAGAGCGTTTAGCTCGCACAAATTTAGAACAAGATACCACAGCGGTATTTTGTTCAATAGATAATAAAAACGGCTGTTGA
- a CDS encoding NAD(P)-dependent oxidoreductase, translating to MRIGIIGASGKAGDYILKEALKRGHEVSAIVRNAAKIQDDNVSVLEKNIFDLNESDLKQYDVIVNAFKAPNGQEHQHVEAGKVLIKALKGALNTRLVVVGGAGSLYLDETKTLRKFEAPGFPEAYFPTATNMWKNLQDLQETNDIQWTYLSPGGVFDPDGKRTGSYQVGSDYVILNAAGESYISYPDFAIAMLDEIEKPQHQNKRFTVVG from the coding sequence ATGAGAATTGGAATTATTGGTGCAAGTGGTAAAGCAGGCGATTATATCTTGAAGGAAGCCTTAAAAAGGGGACATGAAGTTTCAGCGATTGTAAGAAATGCTGCTAAAATTCAAGATGATAACGTATCAGTGTTGGAGAAGAACATTTTTGACTTAAACGAGTCCGATTTGAAGCAATACGATGTTATCGTAAATGCCTTCAAAGCTCCAAATGGTCAGGAACATCAACATGTAGAAGCTGGAAAAGTACTAATCAAAGCGCTAAAAGGAGCTCTTAATACAAGATTGGTTGTGGTCGGAGGAGCAGGAAGTTTGTATCTTGACGAAACGAAAACTCTCCGGAAATTCGAAGCACCTGGATTCCCAGAGGCATACTTTCCAACCGCAACGAACATGTGGAAAAATCTTCAGGATTTACAAGAAACCAATGATATTCAATGGACATATCTTAGCCCTGGGGGAGTTTTTGACCCAGATGGTAAAAGAACTGGTTCATATCAAGTAGGCTCTGATTACGTCATTTTAAACGCAGCTGGTGAAAGTTATATTAGTTATCCTGACTTTGCCATTGCAATGCTTGATGAAATTGAGAAACCACAGCACCAAAATAAACGCTTTACGGTAGTAGGTTAG
- a CDS encoding FMN-dependent NADH-azoreductase has translation MAKVLYITAHPHDETQSYSMAVGSTFIESYKAVNPQDEVIAVDLYKEYIPYIDADVFSGWGKLRSGTEFNQLSKEEQDKVTRLAELSDQFIQADKYVFVTPFWNFSYPPIMKAYIDAVSVAGKSFRYTEQGQPVGLLTDKKALHIQARGGFYSEAPASELEMGHRHLQVIMNFFGVPSFEGLFVEGHNKARDKAQEIKEDALRRAKDLAQTF, from the coding sequence ATGGCAAAAGTATTGTATATCACAGCGCATCCACATGATGAAACTCAGTCCTACAGCATGGCAGTTGGCAGCACGTTCATTGAATCTTATAAAGCAGTAAATCCACAGGATGAAGTAATCGCTGTTGATTTGTATAAAGAATATATCCCTTATATCGACGCAGATGTATTTAGCGGTTGGGGGAAACTTCGTTCAGGTACAGAATTTAATCAATTATCAAAAGAGGAACAAGATAAAGTAACACGTCTTGCTGAATTGTCTGATCAATTTATCCAAGCTGATAAATATGTATTTGTTACTCCTTTTTGGAACTTCTCATATCCGCCTATTATGAAAGCTTACATTGATGCAGTTTCTGTAGCCGGAAAATCGTTCAGATACACCGAACAAGGGCAACCTGTAGGGCTTTTGACTGACAAAAAAGCATTACACATCCAAGCACGTGGTGGATTTTATTCTGAGGCACCAGCATCAGAACTTGAAATGGGCCATCGTCATCTCCAAGTCATTATGAATTTCTTTGGTGTTCCTTCTTTTGAAGGATTGTTCGTTGAGGGCCACAATAAAGCCCGCGATAAAGCTCAGGAAATCAAGGAAGATGCACTCCGCCGTGCAAAAGATCTTGCTCAAACGTTCTAA
- a CDS encoding Rrf2 family transcriptional regulator, translating into MSISSRFSVGIHILSLLEVNKTGVNSSEAIANSVNTNPVVIRRIMGMLKSAGLVKIKPGVAGAKLARKLSDITLFDVYKAVNVVNENELFSIHENPNPDCPVGKQLQETIEPIFILAQSALEKVLQGVTIEDVVNNFNNVPS; encoded by the coding sequence ATGTCGATCAGCAGTCGTTTCTCAGTAGGAATTCACATTTTATCGTTGCTTGAGGTAAATAAGACAGGGGTTAACTCATCGGAGGCAATAGCCAACAGCGTTAACACTAACCCTGTTGTAATAAGAAGAATTATGGGTATGCTTAAAAGTGCTGGATTGGTTAAAATAAAGCCTGGAGTCGCAGGTGCCAAATTAGCTCGGAAATTGTCTGACATCACTCTGTTTGATGTATACAAAGCAGTAAACGTAGTAAACGAAAATGAATTATTTAGTATCCATGAAAATCCAAATCCAGATTGCCCTGTTGGAAAACAATTGCAAGAAACGATTGAACCTATTTTTATTTTAGCCCAGTCAGCTTTAGAAAAGGTCCTCCAGGGAGTTACTATAGAAGATGTTGTTAATAATTTTAATAATGTTCCGAGTTAG
- the pelA gene encoding pectate lyase — protein MLTILIDIPLRTYTAPWDGVTARSGWKDPNGIELGTFDNDATTSEIRFLADMYEKTGNLAFKNSVRKAVDFILISQYPSGGWPQVYPKRSNYSDAVTYNDNAMVQTMVLLDDMVERRSGFNNDILTTNDRSKLKKALDKGMDYTLKAQIINAGQPTVWGAQHDPVTYAPVPGRAYELASKSGSESVAITAFLMSRPQTPEIEQAAKGALRWFDTVRENGTKYNRQGPVYFEPDAGSVIWYRFYNVDEDVPFYADRDGLKYMNILDISEERRHGYSWAGSYARNLLKLASDQGYYTLNQPLP, from the coding sequence ATGCTAACGATCCTTATTGATATACCTTTACGGACATACACAGCCCCTTGGGATGGTGTAACAGCTCGATCAGGCTGGAAAGACCCGAATGGCATTGAACTTGGCACCTTCGATAATGATGCGACAACTTCCGAGATCCGATTCCTGGCTGATATGTATGAGAAAACAGGCAATCTGGCCTTTAAGAACAGTGTCCGTAAAGCGGTGGACTTTATCCTGATTTCCCAATATCCATCTGGAGGTTGGCCTCAGGTTTATCCCAAACGAAGTAATTACTCTGATGCAGTGACTTACAACGACAATGCCATGGTACAGACGATGGTTTTGTTAGACGATATGGTTGAGCGAAGAAGTGGGTTTAACAACGATATATTGACCACCAACGACCGTAGCAAGCTGAAGAAAGCTCTGGACAAAGGGATGGATTATACGCTGAAAGCGCAAATTATCAATGCTGGTCAGCCCACCGTTTGGGGTGCGCAGCATGATCCTGTGACCTATGCCCCTGTGCCGGGCAGAGCCTATGAGTTAGCCTCCAAGTCGGGATCAGAGTCGGTGGCGATTACTGCTTTTCTGATGTCCAGGCCTCAGACTCCCGAGATTGAACAAGCCGCCAAAGGGGCTCTCCGATGGTTCGATACGGTACGAGAGAATGGAACCAAGTATAACCGACAAGGACCCGTGTATTTTGAACCGGATGCAGGGAGTGTGATCTGGTACCGTTTCTATAACGTGGATGAAGATGTGCCTTTCTACGCGGATCGGGATGGACTGAAGTATATGAACATTCTGGATATCAGTGAGGAACGACGACACGGCTACTCTTGGGCCGGAAGCTATGCTCGTAACCTACTTAAG